GCTGTTCCTTATGTAAAAAATGATGAATGACAGATTGCGCCTGTAAATAACTATTTTTGCAATAGTTTGAATTGTTGTAGTCCATAAAGCCATGCTTCCCACTTAATTGAGCAGTTTGTACAAACGGCAATCGCTCTATTTCCTTTTTCAATTCATTCACATCAAAGCTTTTTTCATGACTAGGTAAAATGACCAGTGTTGGACATGTAGGATGGATGTCTAAGTATTGACGTATTCTTGAGCCGTAAATACAAATAATACGATGAATTGGTAAGTTAGAGAGTCTCCATGCCAATGTTGCACCGACGCTAAATCCTATTAAAACCACTTCATCATATTGTACTTTTGCTTCTAATAGACGAAGTGTTAGTCGTTCAAGTGGGCGATCAAAGCCGATTTCTTGCGTGAAATATTGATAAGCTTCCTTTTCCTGACTATATGAAAATACTTTGCCGTTGGAATACAGAGAAATACATTCTACGTTTGTATTTGAATCACTATATGTTTGTCCTTGATCTTTTATAAAATCATTTACACCGTAAATTTCATGTAGAATAAAGATTTTTTTTCTTTTCATAGTAACCTCTTTTTCCAATAGTGTAACAAAAAGTATTTAAAGCGTACATTTAATAAAAAACATTGAATTTGTAAGCGAGTTACCTTAGCGAATAATAACGATTACCGCAAAAAAAAGCGTTAGATTGATTGCGGTCAATCTAACACCTTGCTCTTTTAACAAAACAGTCTAAATATTTTACGTTAGAAGGGCTACTTGATCGAAGGCGTTTAAGGCATTGACACCATGGGCTAAAGCAGAACCAGCCTTTAATGCAGTAGCAACCATAATAGACTCAGCAATTTCCTCTTTGGAAACGCCTAATTTTTTTGCTGCTTGGACATGTAGAGAAATGCAATAAGGGCAGCCTGTAGTATGGGCAACAGCAATAGCAATGAGTTCTTTGTCATATCCTGTTAATAGCCCGTCCTTCATTGCTTTTGTATCAAAGTCAATAAAAGCATTAAAGGCGCTAGAATGTAGAGAAGAAAATTCTTTAATTCGTAAAAAATACTGTTCTTTATATAGTTCCTCATCCGCATTGCCATCATAGGCGTTTAAGGCGTTGACCCCGTGGGCTAGAGCAGAACCCGCCTTGAGTGCGGTAGCAATCATAATAGCCTCACTAGCCTCTTCTTTTGAAGCATTTTTTTGTTTAGCCTGTGTAATATGCAATTCAATGCAATAAGGACAACCTGTCGTATGAGCCACAGCAATGGCGATTAACTCTTTTAATTTAGCCGATAATTTCCCTTCCTTTAATGCAAGTGTATCGAATTTAACAAAGGCATGAAACGATTCAGGTGAAAGGTTAGCGAATTCACCTAAACGATTAAAATAATTTTTTTGATAAAGACTATTAGTTGACATGGAACCCTCTCCTCAACATTTATATTTTTGTTATTCTAGCAAAAATTACCGTCTTCCAAAGCAATTACTAAAATCTTAGTGCAATATTGTGTGCTTATTTCTACTAAGAATATTAAATAAGCCTATAAATGTAAATTTATTTCGAAAAATTTGAAAATAGAACTAAAAATCAAAGGAAAATAGTATTTTTTACGAAAACTAGAAAATAGGGTTGGTTTTATTCGATTAAAAGATCGTCTTACTTACTGAGATATTCCTATAAATAATGGTCATAGCTTTTTCTTTTTTGGACAACCTAATTTAGAAATAATAGCATGAGGTGATGATCATGATAGTGGAGAGGTCGTCCGATTGGCAAGAAGGCTTTTTAAATAGGCTAAATAATGCTGAAAAATGGCATAGTTGGACTTTGTACAAAATGAACTATGAAATTGTGAAAATGAATTTAATTCCGGAATTTACTGGTTTACAAGCGCCTAAATTTTTGCCCAAACTAACACCACTTGCCCATCAATTAGAAGCAGCGCAAACCGTTATTGAACGTATGAATGGGAAAGCGATACTAGCAGACGAGGTGGGACTTGGTAAAACGATTGAAGCAGGTCTTATTTTAAAGGAATATTTGATACGAGGGCTTGTAAAAAAGGCTTTAATTTTAGCACCAGCATCTCTGATTAACCAATGGATAGAAGAATTGAATCAAAAATTCCACATTCCCGCAATGGCGTATAAAAAAAATTGCCCAATTGAGCGTTACGATATTGTTATTATGAGCATGGATACCGCCAAAAAAAGCCCACATAAAGAACTTATTTATGCGCAAGATTATGACATGATTATTATTGACGAGGCGCATAAATTAAAAAATCATAAAACCCAAATATACGATTTCGTACAAGGATTAAAGAAGAAGTTTTGCTTATTACTAACGGCAACTCCTATTCAAAA
This DNA window, taken from Lysinibacillus sp. FSL M8-0337, encodes the following:
- a CDS encoding carboxymuconolactone decarboxylase family protein; its protein translation is MSTNSLYQKNYFNRLGEFANLSPESFHAFVKFDTLALKEGKLSAKLKELIAIAVAHTTGCPYCIELHITQAKQKNASKEEASEAIMIATALKAGSALAHGVNALNAYDGNADEELYKEQYFLRIKEFSSLHSSAFNAFIDFDTKAMKDGLLTGYDKELIAIAVAHTTGCPYCISLHVQAAKKLGVSKEEIAESIMVATALKAGSALAHGVNALNAFDQVALLT
- a CDS encoding dienelactone hydrolase family protein, whose amino-acid sequence is MKRKKIFILHEIYGVNDFIKDQGQTYSDSNTNVECISLYSNGKVFSYSQEKEAYQYFTQEIGFDRPLERLTLRLLEAKVQYDEVVLIGFSVGATLAWRLSNLPIHRIICIYGSRIRQYLDIHPTCPTLVILPSHEKSFDVNELKKEIERLPFVQTAQLSGKHGFMDYNNSNYCKNSYLQAQSVIHHFLHKEQL